A single Hypanus sabinus isolate sHypSab1 chromosome 24, sHypSab1.hap1, whole genome shotgun sequence DNA region contains:
- the LOC132380707 gene encoding probable G-protein coupled receptor 139, with amino-acid sequence MLTIVVLFRGMCGLSKGVIRYLMAMAAAVLLVVIVDLVLMNIPIVYSEAFNFLWNIRICKVHATLLYAANDCSVWFTVMFTFDRFVAIRCQNLKAKYSTERMAVVFLGTVTALSCFKNVFWYFLLSGTYRRSSLPWPCVARDAVQLSVAWTVVEFSSHILTSVIPFVVILLLNALTIRHVLVASRGRKRLRSRDSGNCSKDPEMENRKKSIILLLVVSANFIVLWITYVVHTVWTRFICFVATIPPFSFWDLGYMLQLLSCCTNTGLYSLTQRKFR; translated from the coding sequence ATGCTGACGATTGTTGTCCTGTTCCGAGGAATGTGCGGTCTTTCTAAAGGAGTCATTCGTTACCTGATGGCCATGGCAGCAGCCGTTCTCCTGGTTGTTATCGTCGACCTGGTACTGATGAATATTCCGATTGTTTATTCGGAAGCGTTTAATTTCCTGTGGAACATACGCATATGTAAGGTCCACGCCACCCTACTTTACGCAGCCAacgactgttccgtctggttcaccgtcatgttcacCTTTGACCGATTTGTGGCTATTCGCTGTCAGAATCTGAAAGCTAAATACAGCACTGAGAGAATGGCAGTTGTGTTTCTGGGGACTGTGACCGCGCTGAGCTGCTTCAAAAACGTTTTCTGGTATTTTTTGCTCTCAGGAACGTATCGGCGTTCTAGCCTCCCTTGGCCTTGCGTAGCAAGAGATGCTGTCCAGCTCTCAGTGGCCTGGACAGTAGTTGAGTTCAGCAGCCACATCCTGACGTCTGTGATCCCGTTTGTGGTCATTCTGCTGCTCAATGCTTTAACCATCAGACACGTGTTAGTGGCGAGCAGAGGTCGGAAGAGACTCCGAAGTCGCGATAGCGGAAATTGTTCCAAAGACCCGGAAATGGAGAACCGAAAGAAGTCGATCATTTTACTATTGGTCGTGTCGGCGAATTTCATCGTGTTGTGGATTACTTATGTTGTGCACACTGTGTGGACGCGATTTATTTGTTTTGTTGCTACGATCCCACCTTTCTCCTTTTGGGATCTGGGCTACATGCTGCAGCTACTGAGCTGCTGTACAAACACGGGTCTTTACTCCTTGACCCAGAGGAAGTTCAGG